DNA sequence from the Eptesicus fuscus isolate TK198812 chromosome 7, DD_ASM_mEF_20220401, whole genome shotgun sequence genome:
AGGGGAGTCCTCTGACAGTTCGGTGGGGACTACGAGGCCCGCCGGGGGAGGCCGGGCAGCGTCTGGGTggaaggagggggcggggtggtTGGGGGTCTTCATGGGGCTTAGGGCCGGCACTTGGGATTCGCATCCGGAACAGTGGCGTCAGGGGAGGGGGGATGCTTCTGGCCCGGGCTTTGGGGAGAGGGTGGCTATGAGTGGGAGAGGCAGAAAACAGAGGCTTGGAAAATTTTCCATGGCCCTCCTTGCGAGAGGTTTGAAGAGCTCTTCTCTGCCTGGAGGGTGGTGGTGAACACCTGGCGGAGGGTCTCACTGGCCTTTCGGGTGGGGCGGTCAGCTACAGTATTTGGAAGGGACAGTGAGTGCTGTGAGAGTCCCTACCCTGAGCGGGTGTGCAAAGTCTGGCTGCCTCCAAGTATCTCATCTTTACAGTGTGGAGCCCCCTGGAGCTAAAATCAGGATGTTCCGCTTCATGAGGGATGTGGAGCCTGAGGATCCCATGTTCCTGATGTGAGTATTCCCTCCCCCTCACGCTCTAGGTACTCATCCCACGCCACTTCAGGTGTCTGAGGAGTCCCTACAGACATGTGGGTTCCCATTGTGTGCGCTGGCTGCATACTGAGCTCCAGCTCCAACTTAGAGGGGAAGCGGACGTCTGTGGCACTGTTCCCTAGGACCCGTTTctttgcgggggagggggcggtggacTGCTTGGCCCTTCTGCCATCCATACTGGATACTCACTCCACAGGGACCCCTTTGCTATTCACCGTCAGCATATGAACCGAATGCTGTCAGGTGGCTTTGGATACAGCCCCTTCCTCAGCATTACAGATGGCAGCAtgccagggaccaggcctgccagccgcAGGATGCAGGTAATGATGCTGCAGTGTACCCGAGACCCAGAGAAAGGTTGGGGGGTGGTTAGTAAAGTGCCTGATGTTTCTTGCACGATAGCCAGTTTAGCAAAGTGGGATCATGTAGGAGTAGGGGGAAGGAGTCTGGAAGAAGGGCTTAGTGATACCCTTCTGAGACGAGGGTGGAAAACAAGCTGAGGCCATGGGCTAGGTTTGGGATCGCAGTGAGGTAGGTTGTGGTCGCTTACGTCTGTTCTTTCTGTGTTCCTGTAGGCTGGGGCTGTCTCTCCCTTTGGGATGCTGGGAATGGTGAGTTCCTATCTCCTTGTGTCCTTCCACCTCAGatacactctatacactgagatATTACTTCCAAATGTGCCTCTCTAGAATAGCCTTACAGGTAACCCTAGAAACTTTTTATAGTGTTCTCAAAGCTCTGGGCCTGCTGTGTGCTATGAGTCCGTGAGGTAAAGACGCTAATATTGACTTCTGTCCTTGTAGGAGCCATACGCATTAGGGAAATGTACGTGTCTAGGAAAGTTTGTTCTTTTCAGGAGGGAGGTGCAGGTGAAGGGCCCACTAGACATGGTTTTTAGGAGATTATCTGTACAAGTTCATTCCCACCACCTTTACAGGTGGGAGTCCATTGACTTTGGCATACTTAGGAGAGTCAGGAAAAGGGAAATTGGATCAGAACAGCCTtagaggctgaggaggagggctGCAGTATACAGGAAGAGAAACATGTGCATGAAGAATGACAAAGAGCAGTTGCTAGGCGTGAAGGAAGAAGAGAACGGGATGGTGAGTTATCTCTGAGCTCATTCTGCTTTCCATCTCTCTGCTGCAGTCGGGTGGCTTCATGGACATGTTTGGGATGATGAACGACATGATCGGAAACATGGTGAGACTCCTGTTTCATCCTTGGCACCACCTTGAGTCCTCAGAGGAGTGGGGAAGAGTGATAGAGAAGGGGTCAAGCTGGGTAAAGAAATTGAACCCAGAGAGCACTGGGTTCCGGTGTCTGCTCTCATGCCTGAGTgccaagcagcagcagcactcTTATGAAATATGCAGTGAAGGCTCAATCTCTTaaagtccttcttttttatttatttttaaaatatgttcatattggttttagagagaggaagggagagggaaagagagatagaaacatcaattggctgcctcctgcacatctccccactggggatcaagcctgcaacctgggcatgtgtcctaccTGGGACTccaactggcgacctcttggttcatgggtcaatgctcaaccgttgagccacactggccaggcggaACTTTTTTATTGTTGCACTCAGGAATTTGGGGGTAATGATGAGTCctgacattttcttattttcacattttgtgAGGAAGATATGAGCAAGAACAGGCAGCCAAGGGTGGGAGCCTGTCTCCAGAGCCCCTCCCCTTCAGTCCCACTGGACCCTTTCCTTCTCAGGAACACATGACTGCTGGAGGCAACTGCCAGACCTTCTCATCCTCCACAGTCATCTCCTACTCCAACACGGGTGACGGTGCCCCCAAGGTCTACCAGGAGACGTCAGAGATGCGCTCAGCACCAGGCGGGGTGAGTTGGAGAGCTTTTCCTCTCAGAGGAGGCAGGATTTGAATGGCAATCACTGAAACCCTGCCTTCTTTTTTCAAGATTGAGTTGTGGGTGGTTTGTCTGTCCCGCGTTGGCGTGGCCTGGGCTTTGGAAGGGGCAGCTCAATGTGCCGTGTTCTGCCTCCTCCTAGATCCGGGAGACTCGGAGGACTGTGCGGGACTCGGACAGTGGACTAGAGCAGATGTCCATTGGACATCACATCCGAGATCGGGCTCACATCCTCCAGCGCTCCCGAAACCACCGCACAGGGGACCAGGAAGAGCGGCAGGACTACATCAACCTGGATGAAAGTGAGCCTTCCTTGCTGCTCACCACCTTTCCAGCTTCTCTTCCAGTAGCCCCTAGTCCAGTTTCTGTGAACTAGGAGATACCAGCTTTTTCTCCCTACATCCATAGATATTTTGGGGGGCAAAATATGGTGAGCCCcatattccttttatttatttaacatttttattgatctcagagaggacaggagagagataatgatagaaacatcaatgatgagaaagaatcatccatcggctgcctcctacatgtttCCCATTGGGGagcgagcctgcaactcgggcatgtgccctgactgggaattgaactgtgacctcctggttcataggttgatgctcaaccactgagtcacacctgccGGGTGATGGTGAGCCCCATATTCTTACCTCACTTGGAGCCTTGTCAGCTTTGGGGCTGAGTCAGGTCACCAGGGAGGGGCAAACTCTGTCACCCAAGTGAGAGATTGATAGTAATCTACCCTCTCCATCTGgaaccatttttgttttgttatttctcttttttttaaatcaacaaatatttatcagatACTTATTGTGTGCTTGGGACTCTGCTCCTTAAGTAAATAATTATCCCATTCCTGATTTCCTTCTCCAGTGGTCATGCCTTAGGCCTGCTAGTGGCTTCTAGGAACCACATTGAACCAAATATTGCTAAATAAATTTGCCCTCCTCCACACATCCCCATACCCCTACTCTCAGCCTTCACGGCAGTTTCAGTCCTAGAAGCCTGTGGCTCACCCTTGCATCTCCCTCCGGAAGCCAGGCTGTCCACAGATGGTGTCTGGTCTCTGTCCTCTTCAGGTGAGGCCGCAGCATTTGATGATGAATGGCGGAGAGAGACCTCCCGATTCCGGCAGCAGCGCCCTCTGGAATTTCGAAGGCATGAGGCTTCAGGGGGTGGAGGCCGAAGGACCGAGGGGGCTCCCCGCCTGGCCATACAGGCACCTGAGGACTCCCCCTCCCGACAGTCCCGCCGCTATGACTGGTGAGGGCCCTGGGCCCTCAGTCTCTCTTGTAAGTATTTGAGGGGGAGGAATTGTAAAATGCCAAGCACAGGAGGGAGGTTGGGGCGTGTACCTATGCACATTACTCTGCTCAGGCAGAAACAGTCCAGGTGCCTAGCAAATACTGCCTTTGATAGAAGTTTTAGTTGCTACAGAAAGAACTCTCACCCGAATAGGGATTAAACCCCAACTCCTGGCTTTtatcatttgtcttctttttgacTTGTactcatctctctccccctctaggTACAGGCTGAGAGGCTGACAAATCATCCCCCGATATAACTTTTTCCTCTCCAACTCCCACTCCCACTTTAATATTAAATTAACAGGCAAGCTGGCCCCCCACTCTCCCTGGAGTCTCAGGGAGAACCTTTCACTGCCCCCTTTATCtacattttccttctttaattcCCTTCCCACAGTGACTCCACATCTCCTGTATCCACTAACTTGATTTTTCATTTGGCTGCTCCATCTTTGAACCTCCTCACCTTCCCCATTCTACCCCTGCCATACATTGAAGGCTTTTGTGGGGAGCTCTGGGTTTaggggcctcctccctccctcagctacCTTGGATCTTTGCCCACCTCCTTCTCAGATCCCCTGCTGCAGGGGTCATAGCCCTCATTCAGGgctgtgtgtggagagagaggtcTGGTTCTcaaccccttctcccttcccacctcctacCCATCACAAAAATCTTCCCTGTGTCCTctacctttattttttgtttgtgcaACTTGTAACTAGGTGTTTAAGGAATAAAggagaatggggaaaaaaaacaagtgGCATTCTGGctttacttttaatcttttcCCTGTTCAATTTCAACCCTCTTGTCTCCTCCTCGTCATCTCCTTACTTCTGTCTTCATGTGTGGCCTTCATAACTCAAGTTCAATCCCAGTGCCTCAGTGGTAATGACATTGGGACTGGCAGAGGAGAAGCAGCTATGGGACTCAGCTGGGCTGGATGAAATGGAAGCAGCTGTCTTCCCTAGCTTTTGCTGTAACTTCATTTGTCAGGGGGAACGTAGGGCATATCTCATAGGTGCCTGAGGAATTTGCTGCCCCGTGTCCCTCAGGCACAGGCTCTCCCATGGACTGTGGGTGGGAACACTTGTGGTACAGAGCAGGAAGGAGTCCAAATAACCCTACGCAGGCCTTCAAGTGGGAGGAACTCTGGGGTCAGCAACATTCCACCCAACATTCTTCAAACCCTCCACTGCCAGTTGTTGAGAATTTGAGCCCAGTGAAGGAGACCAGAGGGGAAAACTAACCTGGAACCTGAGCGGTACTGGAAGGGCATGAAGTGCTCGAATTTCTCAAGACATTCACTCTTGCTTGACCTGGCTCAGGCAAATGGGTCACTCTGTTTCTCTTGGGAACCTATTAACGATGACAGATGCTTGTATGAGTCTGATGATGGTTTCCTCTAATTAAAGAAATCTTCAGTTCTTTCCAGTTGGTAAACAAAGGCAAAACATCCATCAACAGCCACCCAAAATTCAAGGCTCTGAGTCCTCTCAACAGAGAGGTTTTAATGGATAAATAGGTTCAAGAGGATTTGTCTAGTTGCTCAATGAGCAGAGAGATGATGTTGAGCTCAACAACCAAACACTGGCTTTGTAGTCCAAGGCAGGTGTTAAATCTTATTAAATAGGGTTGGTGAAGAGGCATGAGCAGGGTCAAGGGAACCAATTCAATGACTAGAAGAATCCAAgagtgctcagttggttgagtgtcatcctgtgcactgaaaggtcaccggtttgattcctggtcagggcacatgcccaggttgtgggtttggtcccagttggggtacatacaggaggcaactgatctatctgtttctcacattgatgtttctgtttctctctcgctctctctctgggtctctgtctctgtctctctccctctccttttgatgtttctctctctccctctccctttctctgtagaaattaataaaaacaaaaacaaaaaaccccacaccagAACCCAAGAATTCCAGAGGTTAAACAGGTATAGCTAATCCAACCTCCACCTGGGTGCTGAGTTATGGTTGATGGAACTCAGTGTCCACAGCCCTCAGCTTCAAGTGTAATCTGCTCTGTCCAGATAGACACATACTTCCTctagcagggggagcagccttaCCAGTCTCCTGAGGAGGCAGCCCATGAAAAAGCACTGGAGTTACTGAAGgaacccagaggctgggtcttcAGCTCTGCCACCAACCTAGCCATGTGGTCTTGGGCAGATCATGCACCTCCCTGGACCTCAGCTGTGTGGTTCCTTCTAGCTACAAAACCTTAGGCTACCGTAGTGCCCAATCTCATCCTGGATTTCTGTTCCAGTACCCACACATGGGTGTAGTTCGAGTGGGGCCTGTAGCAGGGCAAGGGTTACCCTTATTGCCATCTAGGTGAGTCACAAGCTCTCCCATTTGGGTTCTGGCTTTCAGACACATGAGCGAATTTtcacccctgctccctgctcttgGGTGAGGTCTTCCCTTCAACCCAACACTTACTCCGCAGGCCTGTGACTCTAGTTCCCAGCAGTGATATATTCCAGCCCTTACCTACAACTCTGGGGAAGAGTCTTCATCTCAACATCCGTTTCCTGTTTTGTAAAATGGGCCCTCCTCGGCACTGGTGGCGTGGTGATGGGGATAGTACGAAGAAAGCTTTGACACAGTGCGTGGGATAGAAATGAGTGATTTTTCTCCCCAATTACTCTGTCTCAGTCTGGCTCCTTCAGTGCTCTCTCTGGTCCTCATCCTTCATTCCATCCACAGGACTCCTAAAATACTTCTAGACACAACCGAACTTCCATCTTACTGGCCTTGAATCAGCCTCaagccctcccttctcccagctacCAACTATCATCTTTCACCTTGTCATCGCTCAGTTCACAGACCAACAAGTAGAAACAAATGTTTTGGGCCATTCTGATCCCGCCCCACTTGCAGTTTGAGATTTTCCCCCTCCTGTGCTAACAAAGGGCTTCGGGTTCTAGTAACACCTTTTGCCCAATGACGCCTACTCAGGCCCGAGTTACATAAACAGGCTACCCACAGAACGAGGGCTGGTCTCCTAGCCCACATGTTCCAGGCCATTTAACT
Encoded proteins:
- the MLF2 gene encoding myeloid leukemia factor 2 isoform X1 translates to MFRFMRDVEPEDPMFLMDPFAIHRQHMNRMLSGGFGYSPFLSITDGSMPGTRPASRRMQAGAVSPFGMLGMSGGFMDMFGMMNDMIGNMEHMTAGGNCQTFSSSTVISYSNTGDGAPKVYQETSEMRSAPGGIRETRRTVRDSDSGLEQMSIGHHIRDRAHILQRSRNHRTGDQEERQDYINLDESEAAAFDDEWRRETSRFRQQRPLEFRRHEASGGGGRRTEGAPRLAIQAPEDSPSRQSRRYDW
- the MLF2 gene encoding myeloid leukemia factor 2 isoform X2, whose translation is MNRMLSGGFGYSPFLSITDGSMPGTRPASRRMQAGAVSPFGMLGMSGGFMDMFGMMNDMIGNMEHMTAGGNCQTFSSSTVISYSNTGDGAPKVYQETSEMRSAPGGIRETRRTVRDSDSGLEQMSIGHHIRDRAHILQRSRNHRTGDQEERQDYINLDESEAAAFDDEWRRETSRFRQQRPLEFRRHEASGGGGRRTEGAPRLAIQAPEDSPSRQSRRYDW